Proteins encoded together in one Chitinophaga sp. LS1 window:
- a CDS encoding helix-turn-helix domain-containing protein, translating to MPQPDHTNDLFHLAANYINETNRHIFLTGKAGTGKTTFLKYIRENTSKNTVVVAPTGVAAINAGGVTMHSFFQLPFGPYVPSGAHLFGVDNGVTDTHALFRNIRFNYEKKELIKEMELLIIDEVSMVRSDTLDAIDAILRHFRNQPLVPFGGVQVLYIGDLFQLPPVMPDDQWQLLKGHYESVFFFHARVLQQAPPIYIELKKIYRQNERTFIDILNGVRNCTLDWEGITTLNERYDPQFTGEGDQYIVLTTHNRRADEINAARLANMPGEIYRFTGEIKGDFSDKALPTDMLLQIKPGAQVMFIKNDLAEPRRYFNGKLATVERVIDDNKIVVVLAGSNETLVLEKETWRNIRYSMNKTEGTVEEEEVGSFTQYPIRLAWAITIHKSQGLTFEKAIIDAGNAFAPGQVYVALSRCTSLEGLVLNTRIHPGAIRTDEKVLDYSNRETEVGRLFANLEKEKLVFWAAQLIKLFSAGKIASELQLHAIWLRDKKMNGMESALTLSRNLQLKATQLQDVGNRFRTQLEPLLDQLLTDGDTTLLRERVTKAVAYFTQDMYEGLIQPIRRELELVKDIPKIKKYTAQLMMLEEFLWNRLFRFVNASYGDLRFSEGLPDYAAMRTPAKEKEKEKAKKRETGGSRRDSVEMFQAGQSLADIATARNLAVSTIESHLADAIGQGELELKQVLSEEKIQLILPLVKEMGVTASAPVKARLGDNVSWGEVRAVQQYWKKVTEKE from the coding sequence ATGCCACAACCGGATCATACCAATGACCTGTTTCACCTGGCGGCAAATTATATAAACGAAACAAACCGTCATATCTTTCTGACCGGAAAAGCCGGAACGGGTAAAACAACTTTTCTCAAATACATCAGAGAAAACACATCTAAAAATACTGTCGTTGTTGCGCCTACCGGCGTAGCAGCTATCAATGCGGGAGGTGTGACCATGCACTCCTTTTTTCAACTGCCCTTTGGCCCATATGTCCCTTCAGGTGCACACCTGTTCGGCGTAGATAATGGCGTAACGGATACGCATGCTCTTTTCAGGAATATCCGTTTCAATTATGAAAAAAAGGAACTGATCAAGGAAATGGAACTCCTCATCATTGATGAGGTCAGCATGGTGCGCTCCGATACACTGGACGCCATTGACGCTATTCTACGTCACTTCCGTAACCAGCCACTGGTACCATTCGGCGGTGTGCAGGTACTATATATAGGGGATCTGTTTCAGTTGCCACCCGTGATGCCGGACGATCAATGGCAGTTACTGAAAGGACACTATGAAAGCGTGTTCTTCTTTCATGCACGTGTCTTGCAACAGGCACCGCCAATATATATCGAACTGAAGAAGATCTACAGGCAGAATGAACGTACTTTCATTGATATACTCAATGGCGTGCGTAACTGTACGCTTGACTGGGAAGGGATTACAACCCTGAATGAACGCTATGATCCGCAGTTTACCGGAGAAGGTGATCAGTATATCGTACTCACTACACACAACCGCCGTGCAGATGAAATCAATGCCGCACGACTAGCAAATATGCCAGGGGAGATCTATCGCTTCACTGGTGAAATAAAAGGAGATTTCAGTGATAAGGCGCTACCTACAGATATGCTTTTGCAAATCAAACCCGGTGCACAGGTGATGTTTATCAAAAATGACCTGGCAGAGCCACGTCGTTATTTCAATGGTAAACTAGCTACTGTAGAACGTGTGATCGATGATAATAAAATTGTAGTCGTACTGGCCGGCAGTAATGAAACACTGGTGCTGGAAAAGGAGACCTGGCGTAATATCCGGTACTCAATGAATAAAACAGAAGGTACTGTTGAGGAAGAAGAAGTTGGCAGTTTTACGCAATACCCTATCCGGTTAGCGTGGGCCATTACCATTCATAAAAGTCAGGGTCTGACCTTCGAAAAAGCAATTATTGATGCCGGCAATGCATTTGCCCCCGGGCAGGTTTATGTGGCGCTCAGCCGTTGTACTTCACTGGAAGGCCTTGTACTCAATACCCGGATTCATCCCGGCGCAATCCGTACGGATGAAAAGGTACTGGATTATTCTAACAGGGAAACTGAAGTAGGCCGCCTCTTTGCTAACCTGGAAAAGGAGAAACTGGTGTTTTGGGCGGCACAGCTAATAAAGCTATTCAGTGCGGGAAAAATTGCATCTGAACTACAATTACACGCTATCTGGCTAAGAGATAAGAAGATGAATGGAATGGAGAGTGCCCTCACCCTGAGCCGTAACCTGCAACTAAAAGCGACGCAGCTACAGGATGTAGGGAACCGCTTCCGGACGCAGTTAGAACCTTTGCTGGATCAATTGCTGACTGATGGGGATACTACATTGCTAAGGGAAAGAGTGACCAAGGCCGTGGCTTATTTTACGCAGGATATGTATGAAGGACTTATTCAGCCTATCCGACGGGAATTGGAACTGGTAAAGGATATTCCAAAGATTAAGAAATATACAGCCCAGCTGATGATGCTGGAAGAGTTCCTGTGGAACCGGTTGTTTAGATTCGTAAATGCCAGTTATGGTGATTTGCGTTTTAGCGAAGGACTACCGGATTATGCAGCGATGCGTACGCCTGCAAAGGAAAAGGAAAAAGAAAAGGCAAAAAAACGGGAAACAGGTGGTAGTCGCAGAGATTCCGTAGAGATGTTCCAGGCAGGGCAGTCATTAGCAGATATTGCAACAGCCAGAAATCTGGCCGTGAGTACTATTGAAAGCCACCTGGCTGATGCTATCGGGCAGGGAGAGCTGGAACTGAAACAGGTACTTAGTGAGGAAAAGATTCAACTGATCCTGCCTTTGGTAAAGGAAATGGGCGTGACGGCATCTGCACCTGTTAAAGCGAGATTGGGAGATAATGTAAGCTGGGGCGAAGTTAGAGCTGTGCAACAGTATTGGAAGAAGGTAACTGAGAAAGAATAA
- a CDS encoding LLM class flavin-dependent oxidoreductase: MSDRKIRLSVLDQSPIRRGSNAVEALQESIQLAKLADRLGFTRYWLSEHHNTRALAGAAPEILIARLAAATKYIRLGSGGVMLPNHSTLKVAENFRLLEALYPNRIDLGIGRAPGGDRLTAHVLNPSNSFEPREFVQQIHDLEGYLTDSDALGTVHEKVKAIPHIDTFPGLWMLTSSGESGLLAARQGWALSFAHFIYPVGGPQAVRTYRDRFQPSTFLAQPEANVGIFVFCADTQEKADELQAMMDYRLLSLEKGKFDVYPTWEEVRDYEYTDMEWQRVMANRARMISGTPSNVKMKLTKLADDYQVDEIVIATMADKAEDRFRSYELLAEQFQLETRNTD; this comes from the coding sequence ATGTCAGACAGGAAAATAAGACTCAGTGTACTAGATCAATCTCCCATCCGCAGAGGCTCCAACGCAGTTGAAGCCCTCCAGGAATCCATACAATTAGCCAAACTGGCGGACCGCCTCGGCTTTACCCGCTACTGGCTTTCCGAACACCACAACACCCGCGCACTCGCCGGTGCCGCGCCTGAAATACTCATCGCCCGCCTGGCAGCTGCTACCAAATACATCCGCCTTGGCTCCGGTGGCGTTATGCTACCCAACCACAGCACCCTGAAAGTTGCGGAAAACTTCCGTCTGCTGGAAGCCCTCTATCCCAACCGTATTGACCTCGGTATAGGCCGTGCTCCCGGTGGCGACCGCCTCACCGCACATGTACTCAATCCTTCCAACAGCTTCGAACCCAGAGAGTTCGTACAGCAAATTCACGATCTTGAAGGCTACCTCACCGATAGCGATGCCCTTGGCACCGTTCACGAAAAGGTAAAAGCCATCCCCCATATCGACACCTTCCCCGGTTTGTGGATGTTGACCAGCAGTGGGGAAAGTGGACTCCTCGCTGCAAGGCAGGGTTGGGCTTTATCCTTTGCTCACTTTATCTACCCGGTAGGTGGTCCGCAGGCAGTGAGGACTTACCGCGACCGTTTCCAGCCTTCTACCTTCCTTGCTCAACCGGAAGCCAACGTGGGTATCTTCGTTTTCTGCGCTGATACTCAGGAGAAAGCAGATGAACTACAAGCTATGATGGACTACCGTCTTCTCAGTCTTGAAAAGGGCAAATTTGACGTTTATCCCACCTGGGAAGAGGTGAGAGATTATGAATATACCGATATGGAATGGCAACGCGTGATGGCCAACAGAGCCCGTATGATTTCAGGTACACCTTCAAATGTGAAAATGAAATTGACGAAGTTGGCCGATGATTATCAGGTAGATGAGATTGTCATTGCCACTATGGCCGACAAAGCTGAGGACCGTTTCCGTTCATATGAGCTGCTAGCAGAACAATTCCAACTCGAAACCAGGAATACTGATTAA
- a CDS encoding PAS domain S-box protein, with the protein MEKQLETGNFRENNNEEWMRFALLSAGLGTWNMDPLKKEVKWDDRCRELFGFPEEHVIEYQDVLKYIHPDDKNRVDQAVTNALQPESGGDYFARFRTIGAQDKKVRWLDCKGKSYFHPDGTAYRFAGTAQDITKEIEDWEREELMIALVENSPDYMAAADNQGRFFYMNTAGKRLVGISDELDITTLVNKDLFHPADFQFMGEEVYTHLLAGRKWSGNIHVQHMVTKERIPCYADFIAIQDAGSDKIIGRGATLRDLRPALKAKQEQQKLLALLENSRDFVSLSDEEGIVSYVNPAGLQLVGLDSLEDAKRFNTDFLFPEVMEAIMQEINTAVLEKGHWSGELNYRHFKTGEAIPVSVTTMRVLDTVTGVSQGKATISRDLRQEKVIRQQQIENKVELERMVEMRTSELKKANIDLNIVNQNLEQFAYVASHDLQEPLRKINMFSALLQDKYQDQLNETGMRNLGIIRNAATRMTTLIQDLLAFSRVSRQDHLFEAVDLHKTIQQVVADLDILIQQKDAMIEMDALCTVQGIPLHMTQLFHNLLSNALKFTQLDKQPVIKIRSRHLSDLEVAEHPQLQNGMPYCEIRVTDNGIGFAPTYAKKIFVIFQRLHGRGEYEGSGIGLALCQKIVTAHHGVIYAESEEGKGATFIVILPVFTS; encoded by the coding sequence ATGGAAAAGCAATTAGAAACTGGCAACTTCAGGGAGAATAATAATGAAGAATGGATGCGCTTTGCACTCCTGTCAGCCGGATTGGGTACCTGGAACATGGACCCTTTGAAAAAGGAAGTAAAATGGGACGATCGCTGCAGGGAACTGTTTGGGTTTCCGGAAGAGCATGTGATTGAATACCAGGACGTCCTGAAATACATTCATCCTGATGATAAAAACAGGGTTGATCAGGCAGTCACCAATGCTTTACAACCCGAAAGCGGCGGAGACTATTTCGCCCGGTTTCGTACCATCGGTGCGCAGGATAAAAAGGTTCGCTGGCTTGATTGTAAGGGAAAATCCTATTTTCATCCCGATGGCACTGCCTACCGCTTTGCAGGCACCGCACAGGATATTACGAAAGAAATCGAAGACTGGGAAAGGGAAGAGCTGATGATAGCCCTTGTCGAAAACAGCCCTGACTACATGGCCGCTGCCGATAACCAGGGACGCTTTTTCTATATGAATACCGCTGGCAAAAGGTTGGTTGGTATTTCTGATGAATTGGATATTACTACACTTGTCAATAAAGACCTTTTTCACCCTGCTGATTTCCAGTTCATGGGTGAAGAAGTATATACTCACCTCCTCGCAGGTAGAAAATGGTCCGGCAATATTCATGTCCAGCATATGGTGACGAAAGAGCGCATACCTTGTTATGCCGACTTTATCGCCATCCAGGATGCAGGGTCTGACAAGATTATTGGCCGCGGGGCCACTCTCCGCGATCTGCGACCTGCCCTGAAGGCAAAACAGGAGCAACAGAAGTTACTGGCCCTGTTAGAAAACAGCCGCGATTTTGTGAGCCTCTCCGATGAAGAAGGCATCGTTTCTTATGTAAACCCTGCCGGACTTCAACTCGTTGGATTAGATAGCCTGGAAGATGCGAAAAGGTTCAATACCGACTTTCTCTTCCCGGAAGTGATGGAGGCCATTATGCAGGAAATCAATACAGCTGTACTTGAAAAAGGACACTGGTCCGGCGAATTGAACTACCGTCATTTTAAAACCGGAGAAGCGATTCCGGTATCTGTGACTACTATGCGTGTGCTGGACACTGTAACCGGGGTCTCACAAGGTAAAGCCACTATTTCCCGCGATCTTCGACAGGAAAAGGTGATTCGCCAGCAACAGATTGAAAATAAGGTAGAACTTGAGCGCATGGTAGAAATGCGCACCAGCGAGCTAAAAAAGGCCAATATCGACCTGAATATTGTGAACCAGAACCTGGAGCAGTTTGCTTATGTGGCAAGCCATGATCTGCAGGAGCCGCTGCGTAAGATCAATATGTTCTCTGCACTCCTGCAGGATAAATACCAGGACCAGCTGAACGAAACCGGTATGCGCAATCTCGGTATCATCCGGAATGCCGCTACCCGCATGACTACACTGATCCAGGACCTGCTGGCCTTTTCACGGGTATCCCGCCAGGATCACCTGTTCGAAGCCGTAGATCTACATAAAACCATCCAGCAGGTAGTCGCTGACCTCGATATACTTATTCAGCAAAAGGATGCCATGATTGAGATGGATGCCCTATGCACCGTACAGGGTATTCCGTTGCACATGACACAGCTTTTTCATAACCTCCTGAGCAATGCACTGAAATTTACCCAGCTGGATAAACAACCGGTTATAAAGATCCGCAGCCGTCATTTATCCGACCTGGAAGTAGCGGAACATCCGCAGCTGCAGAATGGAATGCCATACTGCGAGATCCGGGTAACTGATAACGGTATTGGTTTTGCACCTACCTATGCGAAAAAGATCTTTGTAATTTTCCAGCGTCTGCACGGAAGAGGCGAATATGAAGGCAGCGGTATCGGACTGGCCCTATGTCAGAAAATCGTGACCGCGCATCATGGAGTGATCTATGCGGAGTCAGAAGAGGGGAAGGGAGCTACATTTATTGTGATCTTACCAGTTTTTACCAGTTGA
- a CDS encoding TetR/AcrR family transcriptional regulator, with amino-acid sequence MKKEMIRIMTIASRVLATHGLQATTIDTISSHCQIKKREFYTYFESKEALIRDILAEWISKSGKHLRMIPSFSFNAVIELQTYFTFIEDTLAMLTPTVIAELQNDYTEQWLRLSYFRDSEIFPFVVRNIERGLSENIYKPDIDKFLLTRLYYYQVQAVYHDNSLLHEMHRIFIHGIVNSKGLHFT; translated from the coding sequence ATGAAAAAGGAAATGATACGGATCATGACAATTGCTTCCAGGGTATTAGCTACGCATGGATTACAGGCGACTACCATAGATACTATCAGTAGTCATTGTCAGATAAAAAAACGAGAATTCTATACTTATTTTGAAAGCAAAGAAGCGCTGATACGCGACATCCTTGCCGAATGGATAAGTAAGAGCGGAAAGCATTTGCGCATGATCCCTTCATTTTCCTTTAATGCAGTGATTGAATTGCAAACTTATTTCACCTTTATAGAAGATACGCTTGCTATGCTTACTCCCACGGTTATCGCTGAATTACAGAATGATTATACGGAACAATGGTTGAGGTTGTCATATTTTCGTGACTCAGAAATCTTCCCTTTTGTGGTGCGTAATATAGAAAGAGGGTTATCAGAAAACATCTATAAACCCGACATAGATAAATTCTTGCTGACAAGGTTATATTACTATCAGGTACAGGCTGTTTATCACGACAATTCACTATTACATGAAATGCACCGCATATTCATCCACGGTATAGTCAATAGTAAAGGGTTACATTTTACATAA
- a CDS encoding efflux RND transporter permease subunit, translated as MKRQRISFIEAAMKYKQVTLVAMGMLLLLGLYALLNMPRSENPKIDMPVAMVYAFYPGADEVQMEKQVTNKIEQFLFSYEEIDKKKTTSQTKDGQVFITVNLHTEVKDRKKFWSTLQHGLNTTLRSNIPSGVIGPVVNSNFGDVTAQIITVSSPIRTYAELEKYMDKIEDGLKVIPEVSKINRSGGQQQQIYVTVNDEQLQQYGFDLSTIVRTLQMENVTGYSGEVTVNSNTIPVFTNSQYKTEKDIAEQIIYTTPTGTVVRLKDVATITRRYEEPSSYIRVGNDRVLMLAIEMQPGNNIVQFGHTVEKKLAAVKSKLPDDIQINTIVNQPEVVDESIKHFMREFGLAIGSVILVVMLLLPFRVAAVASVAAPISILITFGIINIMGIELHQVTLAALIIVLGMVVDNAIVVVDNYIEKLDEDITPWTAAWQAAKQLSLPIFTATLAIVFAFAPLAIFMFGIAKDFIAALPVTVAVALITSMAVALLVTPYTCYVFIKQGLKHKMSNRSNKRSLLDRLQETFNKGIEIAFRFPKITVSIAVLALVLALVLASKVSQEFFPLSESKQFNAEIWMPNGTSLEETEKVVKAVEAELKKDSRVVNTASFIGTSSPRFNVTYAPEMPRRNFAQVFINTVSSEATNELVAKYLPIFDKYLPDGYVRLRQLSMQEGSPIAVRIVGENLNDQKKVAEQVKDILQQAEGTNWVRSDYEDDYLGISLKIKEDDAARLGIPNQAITQTMGAGLKGFAVTQLWEGDKPIQVYLRLDTANRTNFSDLGNLHINKVLLKQVADIGPSWHTGVIAHRNGLRTLTVLSEAQRGIRASDILKKVQPAIAKLSLPDGVHIEYGGDAESSAENAPGMGLALGTSLLLILLTLLFQFKTFGKTLIILATFPLSLLGAFLGLYITGNPMGMTAFMGIISLIGIVVRNGIILVDYADELVRDHHYSIKAAALAAAKRRMRPIFLTSAAAAIGVVPMIVGKSPLWAPLGSVLASGLIVSMVLTLFVIPVLYYLFVRHPHETTGTPDIQYKPAKTALMIIVLICSPFFLHAQSVTLSLTDARKMALEQNRQMKAAQYEIDAAKAAAKSVAANAYPTIDGSVTGVYLGKPIGGAFNGLIPDYFGSAMVTASEAIYAGGKIRTGKAAANKGVEIKETQRVLTSSQVLLNVETAYWQVIQVQEKIILANRFRDMLKVLHQDLQNSYDAGLIYKNDLLRVDVNLNEAELNITKAEDGLVLAKLRLAQLTGMAGNTSFIIADSISGDFQTQSLQSNGSDKRPEILLLNQAIEAGQLQKQLLKAESLPTIGVGFSGLATAGKGINLKDGSDFMGSYFGIASISVPIFDWGKKSGKVKEQTLKLAAQEQQLIDTKELVDLEIQQAYLALNQSSRKVNLSLLSLQQADENLKLATDRFAAGTITGKDVQEAQVIWQQAYSSLIDAKVEYKINEASYKKAIGSL; from the coding sequence ATGAAAAGACAAAGAATCAGCTTTATTGAAGCTGCCATGAAATATAAGCAGGTGACGTTGGTAGCCATGGGTATGCTGCTCCTGCTGGGACTCTATGCCCTCCTGAATATGCCCCGTTCGGAAAATCCAAAGATCGATATGCCTGTCGCCATGGTGTATGCCTTCTATCCGGGTGCCGACGAAGTGCAAATGGAGAAACAGGTAACGAATAAAATCGAACAATTTCTTTTTTCCTACGAAGAAATAGATAAGAAGAAAACAACTTCACAAACGAAAGACGGACAGGTATTCATCACAGTCAACCTGCATACCGAAGTAAAAGACCGTAAGAAGTTCTGGAGCACTTTACAACACGGCCTTAATACAACACTCAGATCAAATATTCCTTCAGGCGTAATTGGCCCTGTAGTCAACAGCAACTTCGGCGATGTAACGGCACAGATTATTACCGTCTCCTCTCCTATCCGCACCTATGCAGAACTGGAGAAGTACATGGATAAAATAGAAGATGGTCTGAAAGTTATTCCCGAAGTCTCCAAGATCAATCGTTCCGGTGGACAGCAACAACAGATTTATGTCACTGTGAATGATGAACAGTTGCAACAATACGGCTTTGATCTGTCCACTATTGTACGCACACTGCAAATGGAGAACGTGACCGGTTATTCTGGAGAAGTAACTGTCAATTCCAATACAATTCCGGTATTTACAAATAGCCAGTACAAAACAGAGAAAGATATTGCTGAACAGATCATCTATACCACACCTACAGGCACTGTCGTAAGACTGAAAGATGTAGCGACCATCACCCGCAGGTACGAAGAACCCTCTTCATACATTCGTGTAGGTAATGACCGTGTATTGATGCTGGCCATCGAAATGCAGCCCGGTAATAATATCGTGCAGTTTGGACATACCGTAGAAAAAAAGCTGGCCGCTGTCAAATCCAAATTACCTGATGACATCCAGATCAACACCATCGTCAATCAACCTGAAGTAGTGGATGAAAGTATCAAACACTTCATGCGTGAATTTGGATTGGCCATCGGTTCTGTAATACTCGTTGTAATGCTACTTCTGCCATTCCGTGTAGCAGCTGTAGCTTCGGTTGCAGCGCCTATTTCCATCCTGATCACATTTGGTATCATCAATATTATGGGTATTGAATTGCACCAGGTTACACTGGCTGCACTGATCATTGTATTGGGTATGGTGGTGGATAATGCCATTGTGGTAGTAGACAATTACATTGAAAAACTCGACGAAGATATTACTCCATGGACGGCGGCCTGGCAGGCAGCAAAGCAGTTGTCTTTGCCTATCTTTACGGCTACACTGGCGATCGTGTTTGCATTCGCACCACTGGCGATTTTTATGTTTGGTATCGCAAAAGACTTTATCGCTGCACTGCCGGTAACAGTAGCTGTCGCACTCATTACCTCTATGGCAGTGGCTTTGCTTGTGACGCCGTATACCTGTTATGTTTTTATCAAACAGGGATTAAAGCATAAGATGAGCAACAGGAGTAATAAACGTAGTCTTTTAGACAGATTGCAGGAGACTTTCAATAAAGGAATTGAAATCGCCTTCCGCTTCCCTAAGATCACTGTATCTATTGCTGTACTGGCGCTGGTGTTGGCACTGGTATTAGCAAGTAAAGTCAGCCAGGAATTCTTCCCGCTGAGTGAAAGCAAACAATTCAATGCAGAGATCTGGATGCCCAATGGCACCTCTCTGGAAGAAACAGAAAAGGTGGTGAAGGCCGTCGAAGCAGAACTGAAGAAAGATAGTCGCGTAGTGAATACCGCCAGCTTTATTGGCACCAGCTCTCCCCGTTTCAATGTGACCTATGCACCAGAGATGCCAAGACGCAATTTTGCACAGGTCTTCATCAATACAGTGAGCAGTGAAGCGACAAATGAATTGGTGGCAAAATACCTGCCCATCTTCGATAAATATCTTCCGGATGGTTATGTACGTCTGCGTCAGTTAAGCATGCAGGAAGGTTCTCCTATTGCGGTACGTATTGTAGGAGAGAATCTGAATGATCAGAAAAAAGTAGCAGAACAGGTAAAAGATATCTTACAACAGGCTGAAGGCACGAACTGGGTACGCTCCGATTATGAAGATGATTATCTTGGCATCAGTCTGAAGATAAAAGAGGATGATGCTGCCCGTCTTGGTATACCAAATCAGGCCATTACCCAAACCATGGGAGCAGGTCTGAAAGGCTTTGCTGTGACACAATTATGGGAAGGCGATAAACCCATACAGGTTTATCTTCGGTTAGATACTGCCAACAGAACGAATTTCAGTGACCTGGGTAATCTGCATATCAATAAAGTTCTGCTAAAACAGGTAGCTGACATCGGGCCTTCCTGGCACACCGGTGTCATTGCACATAGGAACGGATTACGTACACTCACAGTACTCTCCGAAGCACAACGTGGGATAAGGGCGTCCGATATTTTAAAGAAAGTACAACCAGCTATTGCAAAATTATCACTCCCGGATGGCGTGCATATCGAATATGGTGGTGATGCAGAATCATCCGCAGAGAATGCACCAGGCATGGGTTTAGCATTAGGCACAAGTCTATTATTGATATTGCTTACACTGCTCTTTCAGTTTAAAACTTTTGGCAAGACACTAATCATTCTTGCTACTTTCCCATTGAGTTTATTAGGCGCTTTTTTAGGACTATACATTACCGGTAATCCTATGGGTATGACTGCCTTCATGGGTATTATCAGTCTTATTGGAATCGTTGTAAGAAATGGTATCATCCTCGTAGATTATGCAGATGAATTAGTACGAGATCACCACTATAGCATTAAGGCCGCTGCACTCGCCGCCGCAAAACGCCGTATGCGCCCGATATTCCTGACCTCAGCAGCAGCAGCGATCGGTGTCGTTCCAATGATTGTAGGTAAGTCACCACTATGGGCGCCATTAGGGAGTGTATTGGCTTCAGGATTGATCGTATCTATGGTACTGACATTATTCGTCATACCGGTCTTATATTATTTATTCGTACGTCATCCGCACGAGACGACAGGCACACCTGATATTCAATACAAACCAGCCAAAACGGCCTTAATGATAATAGTCTTGATTTGTAGTCCGTTCTTTTTGCATGCGCAATCAGTCACACTTTCGCTGACAGATGCCCGCAAAATGGCACTGGAACAAAACAGGCAAATGAAAGCGGCACAATACGAAATAGATGCCGCCAAAGCAGCCGCAAAATCAGTTGCTGCAAATGCATATCCTACTATAGACGGCTCTGTCACAGGCGTTTACCTGGGCAAACCAATCGGAGGTGCATTCAATGGTTTGATCCCGGATTATTTCGGTAGTGCCATGGTGACCGCTTCAGAAGCCATCTATGCGGGTGGTAAGATCAGGACAGGCAAAGCTGCTGCCAACAAAGGCGTAGAGATCAAAGAAACACAACGTGTGCTCACCAGCTCGCAGGTATTACTCAATGTAGAAACTGCCTACTGGCAGGTGATACAGGTGCAGGAAAAGATCATACTCGCCAACCGCTTCAGAGACATGCTGAAAGTACTCCACCAGGATTTGCAAAACTCTTATGATGCAGGTCTCATTTACAAGAATGACCTGTTAAGAGTGGATGTCAACCTGAATGAAGCGGAACTCAACATTACCAAAGCAGAAGACGGCCTGGTACTCGCTAAATTACGTCTTGCACAACTCACCGGTATGGCAGGCAACACAAGCTTTATCATTGCAGACAGTATCTCAGGCGATTTTCAGACACAATCTTTACAAAGTAATGGAAGTGATAAAAGACCGGAGATCCTCTTATTAAATCAGGCGATCGAAGCAGGTCAACTGCAAAAGCAACTCCTGAAGGCAGAGTCACTCCCCACTATAGGTGTTGGTTTCAGTGGTCTTGCCACCGCCGGCAAAGGCATCAATCTCAAAGATGGCAGTGATTTCATGGGCTCCTATTTTGGAATAGCCAGCATCAGCGTGCCCATTTTTGACTGGGGTAAAAAGTCCGGTAAAGTCAAAGAACAAACCCTGAAACTTGCTGCACAGGAGCAACAACTCATTGACACGAAAGAACTGGTAGATCTGGAAATACAACAGGCATACCTTGCACTGAATCAATCTTCCCGCAAGGTAAATCTCTCTTTACTCTCCTTGCAACAGGCAGATGAGAACCTGAAACTCGCCACTGACCGCTTTGCAGCTGGTACCATCACTGGCAAAGATGTGCAGGAAGCACAGGTCATCTGGCAACAGGCATACAGCAGTCTCATTGATGCAAAGGTGGAATACAAAATCAATGAAGCCAGTTATAAAAAAGCAATAGGTAGTTTATAA